The Hippoglossus hippoglossus isolate fHipHip1 chromosome 19, fHipHip1.pri, whole genome shotgun sequence genome has a segment encoding these proteins:
- the cavin1b gene encoding caveolae-associated protein 1b: MATMEPLESSSALLEPRMLTEISDDEINLAPSDDEDDAIVAAKKELSTMGTEGDAAEDKEEAKVDTQVNGVMVLTLLDKIIGAVDQIQQTQSGLEARQQEMERSVTSIQGELTKLSKSHSTTSNSVNKMMEKVRKVSVNVKTVRATLEKQGGQIKKLENNEAELLKRRNFKVMIYQDEVKVPSKLSISKSMKVSGSVAGSRGGSLIELKEAVEEEREGEDTDKPHVDLSSDEEGLEIEETIEETRAERIKRSSLQRVQTLKTVFSKEKMDKTKAKTKENLEKTRQKTKNNLEKTKQRTKDNLERTKQKTKDNLENAKQKTKENLEKTRHNIEKKMGKLGNRMTVNPERKQKMQTSQDKVKKAFTPDHVVYARSKTAVYKVPPFTFHVKKIREGAVEVVQGTEMVEVSQDAEPFSDVDEAVEEGGEEVEMEMINGGEDEDEAEEDEEEDSHDALHENEDRDRDSD; the protein is encoded by the exons ATGGCAACCATGGAACCACTGGAATCCTCAAGTGCCCTGCTGGAGCCTCGAATGCTCACTGAGATCTCAGACGACGAGATCAATCTCGCACCctcagatgatgaagatgatgccATTGTTGCAGCCAAGAAAGAGCTGTCCACCATGGGCACGGAGGGGGATGCTGCTGAAGACAAGGAGGAAGCGAAGGTGGACACACAGGTGAACGGGGTCATGGTGCTGACTTTGCTTGACAAGATCATTGGGGCAGTGGACCAGATCCAGCAGACCCAGAGCGGGCTAGAGGCCAGACAACAAGAAATGGAACGTTCGGTGACCAGCATCCAGGGCGAGCTGACCAAACTGTCCAAAAGCCACAGTACCACGTCCAACAGCGTAAATAAGATGATGGAGAAGGTGCGCAAGGTGAGCGTCAATGTCAAGACAGTGCGGGCCACCCTGGAGAAGCAAGGAGGCCAGatcaagaagctggagaacaaCGAGGCTGAGCTGCTCAAGAGACGCAACTTTAAAGTCATGATCTACCAG GATGAAGTCAAGGTTCCATCAAAACTCAGCATCTCTAAATCCATGAAGGTTTCTGGGTCTGTGGCAGGAAGTAGAGGAGGCAGCTTGATAGAGCTTAAGGAAGCtgtggaagaggaaagagagggagaggacacagacaaaccCCATGTAGACCTCTCCTCAGACGAGGAGGGATTGGAGATTGAGGAGACAATTGAGGAAACTCGTGCTGAACGGATCAAGCGTAGCAGCCTGCAGCGCGTACAAACCCTGAAGACCGTCTTCTCAAAGGAGAAGATGGATAAGACAAAGGCAAAGACCAAAGAGAACCTGGAGAAGACCAGACAAAAAACCAAGAACAACCTGGAGAAGACAAAGCAGAGGACAAAAGATAACCTGGAgaggaccaaacaaaaaaccaAGGACAACCTGGAGAATGCAAAGCAGAAGACCaaggagaacctggagaaaacacgtCACAACATTGAGAAGAAGATGGGAAAGCTTGGAAACCGCATGACTGTCAACCCTGAGCGCAAGCAGAAGATGCAGACATCCCAAGACAAGGTGAAGAAAGCCTTCACACCAGACCATGTTGTTTACGCCCGCTCCAAGACTGCTGTGTACAAGGTGCCGCCCTTCACCTTCCATGTCAAGAAAATCCGTGAGGGTGCTGTTGAAGTGGTACAAGGCACTGAGATGGTGGAAGTGTCCCAGGATGCCGAGCCCTTCAGTGACGTGGATGAGGCAGTTGAAGAGGGCGGAGAGGAGGTTGAGATGGAGATGATtaatggaggagaggatgaagacgAGGCTGAGGAGGACGAAGAAGAGGACAGCCACGATGCCCTGCATGAGAACGaagacagagatagagacagCGATTAG